The stretch of DNA CCATTTTGATTGTAGGTTTTGTCAAAGGAATTCTTGTCTTTCTCAAATGGGAATTAGATAATCTTCGAGGAGGTGATATTTACGACGATATTTTAGCACTACGGAGTACCTTAGGTTGGTATATCATTCTTTCCTTGGATTTTTTAATTATTTCCGACATCCTTCATTCGGTGATAAAACCTGAGTTTAATGATTTGATTAATCTAGGAATTATTGTTGTACTTCGTACTTCTATTGGTTATTTCTTGGGGCGTGAATTAATGGAGTTGCGCCATGCTGAACAAGAAGATAAACGACGACACGAAGCAGCACTTCAACAAGAGAAAACAGATTTGCAATAACCTAGTTTTCTGAGTGCAGGGCAAATTTTAAACAAAGATTTCCCCCTGAGCGAATTGCGCTCTTATTTTTCTGTGCCAGAAAAAGATCTCGCCCCTCCTTTTCCTTAAAGGAGGGAAACACTTATGAATAATCTTGTATGGGTATAAAGAATCCCTTTGCTACGTTTATTACTCATCGAGCAAAGCCCAACAAAGGCTTGATAAGGAAAGGTTTATTATTAAAACACAAGGCAGGACTCCATCTCTATATAAA from Aureispira anguillae encodes:
- a CDS encoding DUF1622 domain-containing protein — encoded protein: MRRSHPIFLVLLFLICFFPLLLVGQHVDPAVHQVEGHHDSLIFELLEWVEFIVDLVGIAILIVGFVKGILVFLKWELDNLRGGDIYDDILALRSTLGWYIILSLDFLIISDILHSVIKPEFNDLINLGIIVVLRTSIGYFLGRELMELRHAEQEDKRRHEAALQQEKTDLQ